The nucleotide window TAAAGAATTAAAATCAATGTATAATAAATTGATAAAATGTGTTTATGGCTGGGAAACTGAAGATGAAATTGTTAGGTTTGTATTGTTTACAGAATATACAATAGATAAGAAAAATAAAACTGTCAAAGTGGGAGTTAATAAAAAATATTCTTGGGTGTTAAATGCGATAACAGATGGGTTATTTACTCGTTTTGAACTGGAAGAATTTGTAAGATTAAAGTCAAGCTACACCAAAGAGTTTTACAGAAGAATGAAACAGTTCAGAAGTACAGGCTTTTGGAGTGTTAATTTAGACGAGTTCAAAAGGTTAATGGACATTCCTGTAAATTATCGAATGTGTGATATTGATGTAAAAGTCTTAAAGCCGATACAAAAGGAACTTAAAGAAAAGTATGGGTTAAAAATTCAGAAAACGTATAACACAAAAGGAAGAGGACGTCCTGCCGTGTCAGGCTTCATTTTTACATTTCTGAAAGAAGAACCACAGTCCAGAGAAATTAAGGAAGAGAAAAAAGAAATTAAAACACCTGCCGACTTTTTCATTCACAGAAAAGTCAGAATGATGGACGGAGTAACTGGAATGTTTAACACCTTGACAATAAAGTCAATAAATGAACAGAAGAATGGAATGGTAGTTGTTAAAATTCAAAATGTTGACGACTTTTATGAGCAGGAGTTTGCTTTTAACAGTATGGAACATTTTGAAAATTGGTTTAGGAAATATGTGATATAAAAAATTCAAAAATGATAGATACTTGTATTTATTTAGATTACAATTTTTTATTACTTTGGTACTTTTTAATACGAAAAGTTAATAACAAAAAAGGCTATTTCATAAAATTAACTTTATAAAACAGCCTCAGTATTTAACTATTATAAATATTTTTTCTATGTCCTACTTCTAGTGCTAATATTACTAAATTTTCATCTTGAATATTTACAATAACTCTGTAATTTCCTATTCTGTATCTCCATTGTCCTTTTCTATTTGCTTTCAACATTTTTCCTTTACTGCGTGGATCTTCTGCAATATTTTCTAAATAAATTTTTATTCTTTTTTTTACAAATTCATCCAGTTTACTGAAATCTTTTACGAAATGTGGAGTTGGGATTATTTTATATTTTACAGTTCTTCCCATTTTAAAACTTCTCCTCCATTTTTCAAATAGCTTTCATATTCTGATAATCTTAAATCTGCTATTTTGGCATCATATTCATCTTCTAGTGAGTCAAACACTTTTGATTTTATTAACTCTGACAATGTAACGCCTTCAAATTGTGCCATACTTTGCAAAAATTTTTTTTCCATATCAGACACTTTTAAACTTATAGAAACCATAACACTCACTCCTTAATATTTTATTTTTTTTGGTAATACCATTATACTACTTTTTAAATTTTTGTCAATAATTTTTACTTCAAATTCATCTGTCATCATAAAAAATATAAAAATATTTTACAGTTAAAAATCTAATTTACAATATAGAACTAAAATAAGCCTATATTAGCCCCATAACAAAAAAAATTGCATCAGACAAGGATTTGTACCAAAAATCAATTTAACAAACGCTATGGGCTTAATATGACGCAATATGAACTTTAATTTTTATCATTAGTAATTTTATTTCGTAAGTTTTAAAAATTTTATCCAAATTTTCCAGTTATAATTTTTTAACTAAAAAAAGAGCTTGTGCAAACTTTTGGGAAGAAATATCCTGATAATCTGTACATAAGCTCAAATATTTTATTTTTTATTCAATTAAATTTCCTTTTGATTTTTTAAAATGAGTTGAAGTAAAATTTTTTAAACTGCCCATCCACCTCCAAAAACTGAAATTTCATTTTCTACGCTAGTCAAATGTTACCCCATTTTTTTCAAAAAATCAAGCCCTTTCTCATAAAAATTTTTTCCCAATAAACTTTCCGAAAATTAAAATTTTGGAAAGCACGCTTACAAGTTTCTCAAAAATTAAAATTTTTAACAAACTTATCGTGATTTTTTCAGTGCATAAAATTTTGAAAAAATGACTTTCGTCTGCACTCAAAAACTCATTTCATTCGTGAAAATAAAGTTACAATTCTCAAATTTAAAGACCATATTTTGTATAAATTTCTACAAATTTTGTGCAATAAAATTTTCATAAAGACAGTTTTTAAAGATGAATTTTTATGTATTATTGAACTTTAAATTTGATATTTTTTAAATTAATTTTTTTACAAAACAGCAAAAAATAATTTCAATTTTTTCAAAACAGATAAAAACTAAAAGTCAATAATAACAAAAAAAGAGAACTCACTATTCTCCTTTTTTTATACGTTTATGGTCCTTATCCTACAGTACTGTTGCATTAACTATAACATTTTGATAAAAAAAAACAATGATTTAGCAGAAATAATTTTGAAACAGTCATGTGCAAAATTTTAAGTTGAAAATTATTTTTATTGCATAGCTTTAAAAATGATTTTTAACTAGCCATTAACAGAATAACCCTTGTAATTGATAAACTTTTCGGATATGTTATGTTATGATGAAAAAATTTCTTTATACACTGAATTTTGAGAATATTCCTATTATTATATATAAGATAAGAGTGAAAAAAAGACAGAAATGTTACTAAACCCTTATAAAATAGGTGTTTGAAGTGATTTTGCTTGTACTGATTTTCAAGTACATTTGTACTGGTTTTCAACAACAAATGTATTGATTTTTACTGTATTTAATGATATAATAAATCAATACAAATGTAAAGGAGTTTTAATTTATGGCAAAAACTACGAGACGAAAAATGAAAATTGTTGGAAAACAGGCTTATATTGATCAAGAAACTGGGGAAATGAATGAAGTTCAGGTTATTGATATTGAAGAAAGAGATGCAAATTTTCATAAAATATGGCTTTCTCATATTTTAAATTCAATAGATTTAATTGGGAATCAGAAAACAAAACTTGCATTTTGGATTTTAGATAACATTGATTCTGAAAATCAATTAATCATGACTCAGAGAAAGATTGCTAAGAATAGTGGGATTTCACTATATACAGTAAGTGAAACTTTAAAAGTTTTAATGGATTCTAATTTTTTACAGAAAATAAATAGCGGAGCTTACAGAGTTAATCCAAATGTTCTATGGAAAGGTGGAAAATCTGCAAGGATGAACATACTGTTTAAATATCATCAGAATGAGAAAACCGACAAAAAGGGATAAACTGTTAAAAAAATATTTAATATGAAATAAGCTCATATAAGCCCTATAACGAAAAATTTTTATATCAGACATAGTTTTATACCAAAAAGTTATTTGACAAACGCCACGGGCTTAATATGGCGTTATATGAGCCTAATTCTTAATCAGGATAGCTGTTCCTGTAATATTTATAATATGAGGACCTGCTTATCTGCATAAACCTGCAGAAACTTTTACGCTTATTTCCTTTTTCTTACCCGCTTTAGCATATCCTGCTCCTCTTTTGAAAGCTTTAAGACTTTAACTGGCCGCCCAATGACGTTTCCAGTTTTCCTGCTGTATCTCTTCCCAGACTTTCCGACCGGCATATTCTTGATTCCGTCATTTATTCTTTCAATCAAGGTGCTTCGTTCCCTTTCAGCCAGATATATGAGAAGCGGAATCACAACAACATTTACAATTTCATCCTTCCTGTCATTCACATTATGGTTTAAAAGCTCCTGATTGATTACAGCAATATTAACCTTCATATCCTTAAGCTTTGTATAAAGCTCAGTAACTTCCGTAAAATTACGCCCAAGCCTGTCAATATCTGTAACAACAAACGTATCATTTTCCCGAATTTTTGACAAAATTTTTTGCAACTCGGCCCGTTTCATATTTTTTCCGCTTTGTACATCACTGTAGACTTCATCACAGCCATATTTTCCAAGTGCCATTACCTGCCTTGTCAAATCCTGCTTTGCCGTACTTACTCTCGCATATCCAAATTTCATTTAGACAACTCCTTTACAAAAATGTATACTAAAATATATTTTAATTTAGTGTACATCATTTGGCTTATTATACCCTTAAAATACATATAGTTTTAGGTGTATGTCAAAACATCTGTTTTAGTAGATAGATAAGTCTTGTTATTTTTAAATATTTAATTGTAGATTGAAAAATTTAGTTTGTTATTTAAAAATTCAATTATAATTTTTTAAATTCTTACTTATCTAAAATAGATAAATATAAATCTAGTCTCTGATTTAAATATCTAGCAAACATATCTGACATTGCCGATATATTGTGCTTTACATGATATTCATCAAAAGCTTCATAATGTCTCAGTCGATCAGTAAACTTGATATCTATCGGTGGATATCCTTCCTTCATAAGTTCTAAATTTATTAATAATCTTCCAGTCCGTCCATTTCCATCAATAAAAGGATGAATACCTTCAAATTCTATATGAAAACGGGCAAGCTTAGTCACAATGTCTTCCTTGCTATCTTTATACCGTTCCAATAATTCTTCCATTTTCGGAATAATTAGATATGGTTGTACGGGTTCATGAGCTGCTCCCATGATTCTAACAGGAACTCTCCTGTATATTCCTCTATCCTCTTTCTTATCGGCCAAT belongs to Leptotrichia sp. HSP-536 and includes:
- a CDS encoding recombinase family protein, encoding MKFGYARVSTAKQDLTRQVMALGKYGCDEVYSDVQSGKNMKRAELQKILSKIRENDTFVVTDIDRLGRNFTEVTELYTKLKDMKVNIAVINQELLNHNVNDRKDEIVNVVVIPLLIYLAERERSTLIERINDGIKNMPVGKSGKRYSRKTGNVIGRPVKVLKLSKEEQDMLKRVRKRK
- a CDS encoding replication initiation protein encodes the protein MNEIVKYRNELNKVALRNFKSKELDLFIAIISRMRNKEEEVTFSFDYLKNLIQYETSNSIETFHKELKSMYNKLIKCVYGWETEDEIVRFVLFTEYTIDKKNKTVKVGVNKKYSWVLNAITDGLFTRFELEEFVRLKSSYTKEFYRRMKQFRSTGFWSVNLDEFKRLMDIPVNYRMCDIDVKVLKPIQKELKEKYGLKIQKTYNTKGRGRPAVSGFIFTFLKEEPQSREIKEEKKEIKTPADFFIHRKVRMMDGVTGMFNTLTIKSINEQKNGMVVVKIQNVDDFYEQEFAFNSMEHFENWFRKYVI
- the relB gene encoding type II toxin-antitoxin system RelB family antitoxin, which translates into the protein MVSISLKVSDMEKKFLQSMAQFEGVTLSELIKSKVFDSLEDEYDAKIADLRLSEYESYLKNGGEVLKWEEL
- a CDS encoding replication/maintenance protein RepL, giving the protein MAKTTRRKMKIVGKQAYIDQETGEMNEVQVIDIEERDANFHKIWLSHILNSIDLIGNQKTKLAFWILDNIDSENQLIMTQRKIAKNSGISLYTVSETLKVLMDSNFLQKINSGAYRVNPNVLWKGGKSARMNILFKYHQNEKTDKKG
- a CDS encoding type II toxin-antitoxin system RelE family toxin, translated to MGRTVKYKIIPTPHFVKDFSKLDEFVKKRIKIYLENIAEDPRSKGKMLKANRKGQWRYRIGNYRVIVNIQDENLVILALEVGHRKNIYNS